A section of the Funiculus sociatus GB2-C1 genome encodes:
- a CDS encoding ParA family protein yields the protein MTVVISLFNQAGGVGKSTLTQNLGYHLSQRHHQVLLVDIDPQASLTTFMGLEPADLEKTIYDALVSEQDEPLTLHRDLHGMDLAPANILLANAEQELIFAELREFRLKEVLAPLLDDYDFILIDCPPSLGILSQISLVASTHVLVPIQCQFKALKGTDSLLKTVARVQRKLNRSLKFAGFFPTMYSASNSLDQRTLQSMGEQLSNLAPVFPPLPRATALAEAAEYGKPLALCPNKHQAILSLFEETAVFLEEMS from the coding sequence TTGACTGTTGTTATCTCACTGTTTAATCAAGCAGGCGGCGTTGGCAAATCGACGCTCACCCAAAATCTTGGCTATCACCTCTCCCAACGTCACCATCAGGTTTTGTTGGTAGACATTGACCCCCAGGCTTCCTTGACTACATTCATGGGGTTAGAGCCAGCGGATTTAGAGAAAACGATATACGACGCCTTAGTCTCCGAACAAGACGAGCCGCTGACCCTACACCGAGACTTACACGGCATGGACTTGGCTCCCGCCAATATCTTATTAGCGAACGCGGAGCAAGAGCTAATTTTTGCTGAACTTCGAGAGTTCCGGCTTAAAGAAGTACTGGCTCCCCTATTAGACGACTACGACTTCATTTTGATTGATTGCCCCCCCAGCTTGGGGATATTGAGTCAAATTAGCCTAGTCGCCTCGACGCATGTCTTAGTCCCCATTCAGTGTCAGTTCAAAGCCTTGAAAGGAACCGACTCTCTGCTCAAAACCGTAGCCCGAGTGCAGCGCAAGCTCAACCGTTCCCTCAAGTTTGCCGGATTCTTCCCAACCATGTATAGCGCTAGTAACTCTCTAGACCAGCGCACCTTACAATCTATGGGAGAACAACTGTCAAACCTGGCACCCGTATTTCCCCCCCTACCCCGTGCCACAGCGCTGGCGGAAGCGGCTGAGTATGGAAAGCCTTTGGCTCTTTGCCCAAACAAACATCAGGCTATTCTGAGCTTATTTGAAGAGACAGCTGTCTTCTTAGAGGAGATGTCATGA
- a CDS encoding ParB/RepB/Spo0J family partition protein codes for MSTRRRTLPPAERSKLKNVALFAEEKESLIPHTIPLNQITLPTTQPRRYFDPQAMQSLVESVKSEGILQPLLVRPVEEKYELIAGERRYRAAIEAELTQVPVTVREMTDDQAVQYALIENLQREDLNPVEETEGLLNLLAIRLGYDTALVSSKLYQMENEAKGKITRNVSGKSETETIEQVFASLGRMSWQSFVRTRLPLLKLPADILEALRSGHIEYTKAKALAQIKDETERKALLEDAIANSLSLSQIKEQVKAAQTLTEPPPLAARMATTYQLAKKQKVWDDTKKRKKLESLLSQIEALLSKEE; via the coding sequence ATGAGTACCCGACGCCGCACCCTACCCCCCGCGGAGCGCTCAAAGCTGAAAAATGTGGCTCTATTTGCCGAGGAAAAGGAATCATTGATTCCTCATACCATTCCCCTAAACCAAATTACCTTACCGACAACTCAGCCCCGGCGTTACTTTGACCCCCAAGCGATGCAATCCTTGGTGGAGTCGGTCAAAAGCGAAGGTATCCTCCAGCCTCTATTAGTTCGACCTGTGGAGGAGAAGTATGAGCTAATCGCTGGAGAGCGACGTTACCGAGCGGCTATCGAGGCAGAATTAACCCAAGTGCCTGTGACTGTTAGGGAAATGACTGATGACCAGGCAGTCCAGTATGCTCTGATTGAGAACCTGCAACGAGAAGACCTTAATCCCGTTGAAGAGACGGAAGGACTACTCAATCTTTTAGCTATCCGCTTGGGATATGACACGGCTCTTGTATCCTCCAAGCTTTACCAAATGGAAAATGAAGCCAAAGGAAAAATTACCCGAAACGTTTCGGGTAAGTCGGAAACCGAAACAATAGAGCAGGTGTTTGCCTCCTTGGGGCGAATGAGCTGGCAGTCGTTTGTCCGTACCCGACTCCCACTGCTCAAATTGCCTGCTGACATCCTCGAAGCCCTACGTTCTGGACACATTGAATACACCAAAGCCAAAGCTCTAGCACAAATCAAAGACGAAACTGAACGCAAGGCACTGCTGGAAGATGCGATCGCTAATTCCCTCTCCTTAAGTCAAATCAAGGAGCAGGTCAAAGCTGCCCAAACGCTGACCGAACCCCCTCCCCTTGCTGCCCGGATGGCAACCACCTACCAACTGGCTAAGAAGCAAAAAGTGTGGGATGACACCAAAAAGCGCAAGAAGCTGGAATCATTGCTGAGTCAGATTGAAGCGCTGCTCTCCAAGGAAGAGTGA
- a CDS encoding SGNH/GDSL hydrolase family protein, protein MALPRRRFIQIIAGGAGLLGLLHYSRREQTMVTLYTFGDSILDCARYNELGIHPGQLLVQNDDRLFPEFQGQDLQSRGIARLDHRARDGATVTGLQSQVQGLHVEGRALALITIGGNDLLRGLISDTGEGIATFSDRLDLFVQRLPIRPVLLGTVYDPTFGDDRQNFLGVEPTVARKNLQRINAVIKEIASRYGQVVDLHAHFLTGDSSWFTSTIEPSLRGASEVRRAFLPYVLGKA, encoded by the coding sequence TTGGCACTTCCACGACGACGATTTATTCAGATAATTGCTGGAGGAGCAGGTCTATTGGGGCTTCTCCACTACTCAAGACGTGAGCAAACGATGGTTACACTGTATACGTTTGGCGACTCGATTCTTGATTGTGCTCGGTACAACGAGTTAGGTATCCATCCTGGGCAACTCCTCGTCCAGAATGATGATCGCCTGTTTCCCGAATTTCAGGGTCAGGATCTGCAATCTCGTGGGATTGCCCGCCTCGATCACCGTGCTCGTGATGGTGCAACCGTTACGGGTCTTCAGTCGCAGGTGCAGGGATTGCACGTCGAAGGGCGTGCGCTCGCACTAATTACTATCGGCGGCAATGACCTGCTGCGTGGATTAATCAGCGATACGGGAGAAGGAATTGCCACCTTTTCCGACAGACTCGACTTGTTTGTGCAAAGGCTTCCAATCCGTCCCGTGCTTTTGGGTACCGTGTACGATCCCACTTTTGGTGATGACCGACAAAATTTTTTGGGTGTTGAGCCGACCGTTGCTCGCAAGAACCTTCAGCGGATCAACGCCGTTATTAAAGAGATTGCTTCCCGCTATGGGCAGGTAGTCGATCTTCATGCTCACTTTTTAACAGGAGATTCTTCTTGGTTCACCTCGACGATTGAGCCAAGTCTACGCGGAGCTTCTGAGGTACGGCGTGCTTTTCTCCCTTACGTCTTAGGCAAGGCATAA